The genomic interval GCTGACTTCGGCACGGGTCGGGCGGGGCGACTTGACCATCGAATAGAGCATCTGGGTGGCGATGATCACGGGCCGCTTGGCGCAGATGCACTTCTCGACGATACGCCGCTGGGCGTTGGGAATGGCCTCGGCGGGGAGTTCGACACCGAGGTCGCCGCGGGCCACCATGATTCCGTAGGAGGCCTCGATGATCTCGTCGATGTTGTCGAGCCCCTCCTGGTTCTCGATCTTGGAGATGATCTTGATCTTGCTGCCGTGCGCGTCGAGAATATCCTGCACGGCCTTGACGTCGCGGGCCGAACGGACGAACGAATGGGCGATGAAGTCGACGTCGTTGCGCACGGCCCATTCGATGAACCGGCGGTCCTTCTCGGTGACGGAGGGGAGGTCGATCGAGACGCCGGGGACATTGACGCTCTTTCGGGAGCGCATGGCCCCGCCGATCACGAATTCGCAGTCAAGTTCCTCGTCGTTCTTTCCGAGGACGCGGATCTCCAGTTCACCGTCGGCAATGAGCATCCGGGCCCCGACGGGAATATCGCGGACGATCGAGGGGACGTTCATGTAGACGACCTTGCGGGTCGTGCGGTCCGAACCGTCGGAGCCGCGCACGGCGACCCGGTCTCCGGCCTGGAAGCGGATGCTGTTTCCGTATTCGTCGGCAATCGTCGTGACACGGATCTCGGGGCCTTTGGTGTCGATCATGATCGGGATGGCGGGATTGACCCGGTGTACGGTTTCGACGATCTTCGTGGCACCCTCTTCGGTAACGTGGGCGGAGTTCACGCGCACCACGTCCATTCCGGCATCGAAAAGTTTCTGTACGAACTCCTCGGTACAGCGGAAATCGGACATCGTGGCGACGATCTTGGTTTTTTTCATGCGATACATAAAACACTCAGTTTTTCGTTTTCAGATATATTCAGCGATTCCCGGCTATCGGACGGGATTCAGCAGCGCCTCAACGCCCAGCCGATAGGAGTCGAGCCCGAATCCCATGATGGAGCCCCTGGCCACGGGAGCGAGCATGGAGGTGTGGCGGAACCCCTCGCGGGCGAGGATCGAGGAGATATGGACCTCGACGACCGGCACGGAGACCGCCGCCACGGCATCGCGCAGGGCCACGGAGGTGTGGGTATAGCCTCCGGCATTGAGGACGATACCGTCGTAACGGCCGTCAGCCTGCTGCACGGTATCGATGAGCACGCCTTCGTGATTCGACTGGAGATAATCGAAGTCCACGTGGGGGTAACGCCCCTTCAACTCC from uncultured Alistipes sp. carries:
- the pyk gene encoding pyruvate kinase codes for the protein MYRMKKTKIVATMSDFRCTEEFVQKLFDAGMDVVRVNSAHVTEEGATKIVETVHRVNPAIPIMIDTKGPEIRVTTIADEYGNSIRFQAGDRVAVRGSDGSDRTTRKVVYMNVPSIVRDIPVGARMLIADGELEIRVLGKNDEELDCEFVIGGAMRSRKSVNVPGVSIDLPSVTEKDRRFIEWAVRNDVDFIAHSFVRSARDVKAVQDILDAHGSKIKIISKIENQEGLDNIDEIIEASYGIMVARGDLGVELPAEAIPNAQRRIVEKCICAKRPVIIATQMLYSMVKSPRPTRAEVSDVASAIYERVDAVMLSDETAMGDYPVEAVETMSRVARAIERDEEHFQPMIDMNMVSVNHEITAQLARSAVRASTNLPIKYVVLDTKTGRTGRYLAAFRGRKTVMAVCYSLHAQRILALSYGVVPILRNQELSDRYHFLVDALEFIDQYRKLNDDDLLAIVGGSFGPDGGASYVEIATVKSIRHRNEEITARHNA
- the aroQ gene encoding type II 3-dehydroquinate dehydratase, yielding MKILILNGPNLNLQGRRDPEIYGSRTFEGFFEELKGRYPHVDFDYLQSNHEGVLIDTVQQADGRYDGIVLNAGGYTHTSVALRDAVAAVSVPVVEVHISSILAREGFRHTSMLAPVARGSIMGFGLDSYRLGVEALLNPVR